Proteins from a genomic interval of Benincasa hispida cultivar B227 chromosome 7, ASM972705v1, whole genome shotgun sequence:
- the LOC120081669 gene encoding pseudouridine-5'-phosphatase isoform X1 yields the protein MDCTCSNFRSSTAPLSWTPTSSSRLPQSQFISRLKFRNLKRMNLNKHSMVVMSVSGSSENGSLDRYPLTPNKLFMQEAIGAEYGEGFETFRPDGPMKVDVDFLNDRLQEGFLKRIRYAMKPDEAYGLVFSWDNVVADTQTLKLTAWKQLASEEGKRVPEDGDVQKLMLYAGADQVLQKLLRWGMAESELDRLKLRFSQLYYRGLLSLKTPVDGLKEWLDAVSTARIPCAIVSSLDRKHMLEALDRMSLKKYFQAIVTEEDGMESMAHRFLSAAMKLDRKPSKCVVFEDDPRGITAAHNCTMMAIALIGAHRAYDLVQADLAVGSFNELSVINLRRLFANKGSTFMDLQKQNAEKAPSKRKLTIDTIF from the exons ATGGACTGCACTTGCAGCAATTTCAGAAGCTCAACTGCTCCACTATCATGGACACCCACTTCCTCTTCTCGGCTCCCACAGTCCCAATTCATTTCAAGACTCAAATTTCGG AATTTGAAGCGTATGAACTTGAATAAACATTCTATGGTGGTGATGAGCGTTTCTGGGTCTAGCGAAAATGGCTCCCTCGATAGGTATCCCCTTACGCCCAACAAGCTTTTCATGCAGGAG GCAATTGGAGCTGAATATGGAGAAGGATTTGAGACTTTTAGACCAGATGGTCCTATGAAAGTGGACGTG GATTTTTTGAACGATAGACTGCAAGAAGGGTTTCTTAAAAGAATTCGTTATGCTATGAAACCAGATGAAGCATACGGCTTAGTTTTCTCTTGGGATAATGTTGTG GCAGATACTCAAACTTTAAAGTTAACGGCATGGAAGCAACTTGCCTCAGAAGAAG GGAAAAGGGTTCCTGAAGATGGTGATGTACAGAAGCTAATGCTTTATGCAGGTGCAGATCAAGTATTGCAGAAG CTTCTACGTTGGGGCATGGCAGAAAGTGAGCTGGATAGATTGAAATTGAGGTTTTCACAGTTGTATTACAGAGGTCTTCTTTCT CTTAAAACACCAGTTGATGGCCTCAAAGAGTGGCTGGATGCAGTGTCTACAGCTCGCATTCCCTGTGCCATTGTTTCAAGCCTTGATCGGAAACACATGCTTGAAGCATTAGACCGAATGAgtttgaagaaatattttcag GCAATTGTAACAGAGGAAGACGGTATGGAGTCAATGGCTCATAGGTTCCTATCTGCTGCTATGAAG CTGGATCGAAAGCCGTCCAAGTGTGTGGTGTTTGAAGACGATCCTCGGGGCATAACTGCTGCTCACAATTGTACAATGATGGCTATAGCATTGATCGGTGCCCACCGTGC ATATGATCTGGTGCAGGCGGATCTTGCAGTTGGTAGCTTCAACGAGCTTTCAGTGATCAACTTACGGAGATTATTCGCTAACAAAGGTTCAACATTTATGGATTTGCAGAAGCAGAATGCCGAGAAAGCTCCGTCAAAGAGAAAGCTTACCATCGATACGATATTCTGA
- the LOC120081669 gene encoding uncharacterized protein LOC120081669 isoform X2, whose amino-acid sequence MDCTCSNFRSSTAPLSWTPTSSSRLPQSQFISRLKFRNLKRMNLNKHSMVVMSVSGSSENGSLDRYPLTPNKLFMQEAIGAEYGEGFETFRPDGPMKVDVDFLNDRLQEGFLKRIRYAMKPDEAYGLVFSWDNVVADTQTLKLTAWKQLASEEGKRVPEDGDVQKLMLYAGADQVLQKLLRWGMAESELDRLKLRFSQLYYRGLLSLKTPVDGLKEWLDAVSTARIPCAIVSSLDRKHMLEALDRMSLKKYFQAIVTEEDGMESMAHRFLSAAMKLDRKPSKCVVFEDDPRGITAAHNCTMMAIALIGAHHMIWCRRILQLVASTSFQ is encoded by the exons ATGGACTGCACTTGCAGCAATTTCAGAAGCTCAACTGCTCCACTATCATGGACACCCACTTCCTCTTCTCGGCTCCCACAGTCCCAATTCATTTCAAGACTCAAATTTCGG AATTTGAAGCGTATGAACTTGAATAAACATTCTATGGTGGTGATGAGCGTTTCTGGGTCTAGCGAAAATGGCTCCCTCGATAGGTATCCCCTTACGCCCAACAAGCTTTTCATGCAGGAG GCAATTGGAGCTGAATATGGAGAAGGATTTGAGACTTTTAGACCAGATGGTCCTATGAAAGTGGACGTG GATTTTTTGAACGATAGACTGCAAGAAGGGTTTCTTAAAAGAATTCGTTATGCTATGAAACCAGATGAAGCATACGGCTTAGTTTTCTCTTGGGATAATGTTGTG GCAGATACTCAAACTTTAAAGTTAACGGCATGGAAGCAACTTGCCTCAGAAGAAG GGAAAAGGGTTCCTGAAGATGGTGATGTACAGAAGCTAATGCTTTATGCAGGTGCAGATCAAGTATTGCAGAAG CTTCTACGTTGGGGCATGGCAGAAAGTGAGCTGGATAGATTGAAATTGAGGTTTTCACAGTTGTATTACAGAGGTCTTCTTTCT CTTAAAACACCAGTTGATGGCCTCAAAGAGTGGCTGGATGCAGTGTCTACAGCTCGCATTCCCTGTGCCATTGTTTCAAGCCTTGATCGGAAACACATGCTTGAAGCATTAGACCGAATGAgtttgaagaaatattttcag GCAATTGTAACAGAGGAAGACGGTATGGAGTCAATGGCTCATAGGTTCCTATCTGCTGCTATGAAG CTGGATCGAAAGCCGTCCAAGTGTGTGGTGTTTGAAGACGATCCTCGGGGCATAACTGCTGCTCACAATTGTACAATGATGGCTATAGCATTGATCGGTGCCCACC ATATGATCTGGTGCAGGCGGATCTTGCAGTTGGTAGCTTCAACGAGCTTTCAGTGA